CTTTTGCCGTTGTCCAAGTCTGCGTCTGTCTCTCCCGTGTCTTCATTGCTGCCCATTTCCCCCACCAAGTTGTCGCCGGTGTCTTCTCAGGTCAGTGCAATTCACTCACCGCCTGGTATGATATGTTGAGATATGTAATGCAAAGGCTGCAGCTATGCAATGCAGTAGAATTTGTTGCTCTGCTGCAGATTCTAAAACACAGACTCCACAGAACAAAATTAGCGTGCTCCACGAAGTgaggtctttaaaaataataatcaattttattatagttacaggtgggtagccgtgttggtctgagtcgaaacaaaataaaaaaattccttcagtagcaccttaaagaccaactaagtttttattttggtatgagctttcgtgtgcatgcacacttcatcagatacactgatcAGATCAGATCTGATCagatacttctgtttcagtgtatctgatgaagtgtgcatgcacacgaaagctcataccaaaataaaaacttagttggtctttaaggtgctactgaaggaattttttaaattttattatagGTTTTCAACCTACAGTGGCAtaaaattcaaaattaaaataataaaaaacaatgtatcagacagaagaaagaaagagaaaaaggaagtaAGATACATTAATTatattccctgtttagggaagtttttaatgtgtgacattttaatgtattcttaatatttgttggaagccgcccagaggggctggggagacccagccaggtgggcgaggtacaaataataaattattattattatattataaaaaacaaaattataaatatatcTATGTGGCCCTTGGCCCCCAATTTATCTTAACCTTCATACATACAGAGAGCTGAATTTCCCACCTCCCACCTGGGAGAGCTTTCCCTTCCTCAGTCTCTGAGAAAAACCACTCTGACTTGCCAAAATGAGGTCTTGACGAGGCTGTGAGATACCCATAAAACAGAATACTTTGTCTTTGAGGGCATAGGTGTGATGGCAATCTAGGTGTTCCACCTTGTTTAGTTTTCTAAAGACCCGAGGCGTTTTGCCAACCGTACCACAAAAGACGTCGCTGTGTAGCCTTAGGATTGCTTCAAACAGTTTGGGGGTATGTGTGTTCTGACCAGCGatgtctcctccctctcccccccccccaatccaggcATGGTGGTTGCCGAATCTTTCCAGCACATCCGCTCCATCTACAATCCCAGCCTGCAGAAGTATGTGAGCACCACGCTGTCCCTCTTCTCCTTCGCCCTGGGTTTCTACCTGCTGCTCAAAGTGCTGGGCGTGGACCTCCTGTGGACTTTGGAAAAGGCCAAGAGGTGGTGCGAAAACCCAGAGTGGGTCCACCTGGACACCACGCCCTTTGCCGGCCTCCTGCGCAACTTGGGCATCCTCTTTGGACTGGGGCTGGCCCTCAATTCCCCAATGTACGTGGAAAGCTGCAAAGGGAAACAAGGGCAGCAGCGGGCCTTCCGCCTGGCCTGCATCGGCGCTTCGCTCCTCGTCCTGCACGTCTTTGACTCTTTCAAGCCCCCTGCTAAGGTGGAGGTGCTCTTCTACCTCCTGTCTTTCTGCAAGAGTGCCGCCGTGCCGCTGGCAGCGGTTGCCCTCATCCCGTATTGCGTCTCCCAGCTCCTTACCCAACAAGACAAGAAAACTGTGTA
The window above is part of the Zootoca vivipara chromosome 13, rZooViv1.1, whole genome shotgun sequence genome. Proteins encoded here:
- the LOC118095389 gene encoding glucose-6-phosphatase catalytic subunit 1-like, translating into MEVGMDFLHHSGIQATHYLQTSYPAAQDWFLFVSFAADLRNTFFVFFPIWFHLCEAVGIKLIWVAVIGDWLNLVFKWILFGQRPYWWVREASFYHNTSAPAIQQFPATCETGPGSPSGHAMGSAGVYYVMVTAILSIALKNKQPSWKHRFLQAALWAAFAVVQVCVCLSRVFIAAHFPHQVVAGVFSGMVVAESFQHIRSIYNPSLQKYVSTTLSLFSFALGFYLLLKVLGVDLLWTLEKAKRWCENPEWVHLDTTPFAGLLRNLGILFGLGLALNSPMYVESCKGKQGQQRAFRLACIGASLLVLHVFDSFKPPAKVEVLFYLLSFCKSAAVPLAAVALIPYCVSQLLTQQDKKTV